DNA sequence from the Candidatus Poribacteria bacterium genome:
CGTTCAACGGGACTGGTGGGATTGAGCCATTGGATGAGATCCAGCGTGAAGCCCGGTCCGTCGTTTCGGGTGTGGCCATGTATACCGCCGGGCGCACGTAGCCGATACTCGCGCATGTGTACCTTGGGGATTGCAACCATTTCGGAGATCGGACCGTCGCTGTGCTCTTCGGGAGAGACGACTTCCAGTCCGAGTAGGTCGCGATAGAAGTGCAGCGATTTTTCCAGATCGCTGACCATGACAGCGACATGATCAATTTTGATTGAGGCGTTCATGGGGTCATTCCTTTCTAATCCATGTTTAAATTCGTTATTTCTAGTAGGTATCTAGGAGTAAATTTGAGTCTACAGGTTCAACTGATTGACTNNNNNNNNNNNNNNNNNNNNNNNNNNNNNNNNNNNNNNNNNNNNNNNNNNNNNNNNNNNNNNNNNNNNNNNNNNNNNNNNNNNNNNNNNNNNNNNNNNNNNNNNNNNNNNNNNNNNNNNNNNNNNNNNNNNNNNNNNNNNNNNNNNNNNNNNNNNNNNNNNNNNNNNNNNNNNNNNNNNNNNNNNNNNNNNNNNNNNNNNNNNNNNNNNNNNNNNNNNNNNNNNNNNNNNNNNNNNNNNNNNNNNNNNNNNNNNNNNNNNNNNNNNNNNNNNNNNNGCAGTCGTGTTGACCGCACAATTAGAAAGTGGATTCCCTAACAAGAATCCAAATGCTTTAGCTTTTGGAGTACGTCAATGAAGGCAAAATATCAACACACCCTAGCAACTCAGGTTAGCCTATTTCGTCGTATACCCACCATCGACGGTCATCACAGAACCTGTGACATACGACGACTCATCGCTTGCTAGGAATAGGGCGGCATAGGCGACCTCTATCGGTTCCGCAAAACGCCCAAAAAGGTTCGCTTTGCGATACGGTGCGAGGTGTTCTTCCGGGATGTTTGCTGCCATGGGTGTGTTCATAGATCCGGGACAGATTGCGTTGATTCGGATACCCTCTTGGGCGTGGTCGCACGCCATGGATCTGACCAGTCCGATGACGCCGTGCTTGGAGGCGTTGTAGGACGCTTGGTTCGGCTGTCCGACGAGGCCTGAAATGGATGAGATACAGATAATGCTCCCACCACCCTGACGACGCATCTGCGGAATAGCGGCTTTTGAGCAGAGAAAGGTGCCTTTGAGGTTCACACCCAAAACGTAGTCCCACTCCTCCTCGGTGGTGTCGGGGACATTCTTTTCAACCTGTACCCCCGCATTATTGACCAAGACATCAACGCTACCATAGGAATCAACGGCTGCACTAATCATGCGTTCAGCATCATCCCCCTTGGAGACATCCGCTCGAACAAAAATCGCGTCGCCTCCTTCCTTGCGGATAGCGTCCACCGTTTCCTCTCCAGCCTCTGTATTGATATCGGGAACGACAATTTTGGCACCCTCGCGGCTGAATAGCAATGCCATCGCTTGACCTAATCCCATACCTGAGCCCGTAATAACGGCAACCTTGTCCTTCAGTCGTGACATTAGTTTTTACCTCCTTTCTGTTGAATCATGATTTGATTTAAAAGTTTGAGAATGCCAAAGTTTGGTCGGTAAACACCTTTGCATCGGTTGTTGAGACATCTTCAACGATTGGCTTGAAGCCCATCCCATCTATCACATCCCGTTGGATGTCAATCCCCGGCGCGACCTCCTTTAACTCGACACCGCGGTTCGTCAGTTGGAAGGTGGCGCGTTCGGTGACGTACAGAACTTCCTGCCCCGTTTCGCGGGCGTATCTGCCGCTGAAGGTGATCTGTTCCACCTGCTCGACGAACTTGGGCACTACGCCTTCCTTAACGACCTTGACCCTGCCATCTTGGATTTCGACCTCTGACTTCACGGCGAGGGTGCCGCAGAAGACAACCTTCTTCGCATTCTGGGAGATGTCGATGAAACCGCCGCAGCCGGGGATGCGGCTGCCAAATTTGCTGACGTTCACGTTGCCGTATCCATCCACTTGGGCGTGCGAGAGGAATGCAATGTCAATGCCCCCGCCCTGATATGAGTCGAACTGGTAGGGTTGATCTAAGATCGCCATCGGATAGTACATCGCGCCAGAATCGAGTCCA
Encoded proteins:
- a CDS encoding glucose 1-dehydrogenase; translated protein: MSRLKDKVAVITGSGMGLGQAMALLFSREGAKIVVPDINTEAGEETVDAIRKEGGDAIFVRADVSKGDDAERMISAAVDSYGSVDVLVNNAGVQVEKNVPDTTEEEWDYVLGVNLKGTFLCSKAAIPQMRRQGGGSIICISSISGLVGQPNQASYNASKHGVIGLVRSMACDHAQEGIRINAICPGSMNTPMAANIPEEHLAPYRKANLFGRFAEPIEVAYAALFLASDESSYVTGSVMTVDGGYTTK
- a CDS encoding VOC family protein, with amino-acid sequence MNASIKIDHVAVMVSDLEKSLHFYRDLLGLEVVSPEEHSDGPISEMVAIPKVHMREYRLRAPGGIHGHTRNDGPGFTLDLIQWLNPTSPVER